A genomic stretch from Bradyrhizobium sp. 195 includes:
- a CDS encoding isochorismatase family protein — translation MLASIHDDPPILVCADLQVEYLTPGRRHVILDGDATTARCLELLTLWRGNLWPVMHLKRIAQAAWFNPASRLTDWIAQTKPRPGEMTFEHPLPSAYSSSRFVDYMSNIRARRCILIGFSLDETILATAVDGFHRSHRYQVVADAVACRQPGTSDAAAYKHAVVNVIGNFATIQSSAELIRTSGAVAV, via the coding sequence ATGCTGGCTTCTATCCACGATGATCCGCCGATCCTGGTCTGCGCGGATCTTCAGGTCGAGTACCTGACCCCCGGGCGCCGCCACGTCATCCTAGACGGCGACGCCACCACGGCGCGTTGCCTGGAACTGCTGACGCTGTGGCGCGGCAATCTGTGGCCGGTGATGCATCTGAAGCGCATCGCGCAGGCCGCCTGGTTCAATCCGGCATCCAGGCTGACCGATTGGATCGCGCAAACCAAGCCGCGGCCGGGAGAGATGACGTTCGAGCACCCGCTGCCGTCCGCCTACAGCTCGTCGCGGTTTGTGGACTACATGTCTAATATCCGCGCCAGACGCTGCATTCTGATCGGTTTTTCCCTGGACGAGACCATTCTGGCCACTGCCGTGGACGGGTTTCACCGCAGCCATCGCTACCAGGTGGTCGCTGATGCCGTGGCTTGCCGGCAGCCAGGTACGAGCGATGCCGCCGCCTACAAGCATGCGGTAGTGAATGTCATCGGGAACTTTGCTACAATCCAGTCCAGCGCCGAACTGATCAGAACCAGCGGCGCCGTTGCGGTGTAG
- the rnd gene encoding ribonuclease D, protein MDLITTTADLAAACSRLAKHPVITVDTEFLRETTYYPLLCVVQMASAEEAVVIDTLAEGIDLKPFFELMANESVLKVFHAARQDIEIIWHQANIIPHPVFDTQVAAMVLGYGDSIAYDALVEKVAGHRPDKTHRFTDWSRRPLTKEQMHYAVSDVTHLRDVFAALDADLKKRRRSEWVSIEMEVLTSPRTYDFHPERAWERLKTRVRKPKDLAVLMEVAAWREQEAQSRDVPRGRVLRDEAITDIATHAPTTLEKLAHLRSVPKGFEKSKWGADIVAAVERGLARDFATLPKLEKPRNNNNGAAIVELLKVLLRMTAERHAVASKVIATVDDLEEIAADDEADVPALRGWRRELFGDAALKLKRGELALAIEKGRVIGVQRA, encoded by the coding sequence CCTGCGCGAGACCACCTACTACCCGCTGCTGTGCGTGGTGCAGATGGCCAGCGCCGAGGAAGCGGTCGTCATCGACACCCTGGCCGAGGGGATCGACCTCAAGCCGTTCTTCGAGCTGATGGCCAACGAGAGCGTGCTGAAGGTCTTTCACGCCGCCCGCCAGGACATCGAGATCATCTGGCACCAGGCCAATATCATCCCGCATCCGGTGTTCGACACCCAGGTTGCCGCGATGGTGCTCGGTTACGGCGACAGCATCGCCTACGACGCGCTGGTCGAGAAGGTCGCCGGCCACCGCCCGGACAAGACCCACCGCTTCACCGACTGGTCGCGCCGGCCGCTGACCAAGGAGCAGATGCACTACGCGGTGTCCGACGTCACCCACCTGCGCGACGTATTCGCCGCGCTCGATGCGGACCTCAAGAAGCGCCGCCGCAGCGAATGGGTGTCCATCGAGATGGAGGTCCTCACCTCCCCCAGGACCTACGACTTCCACCCCGAGCGCGCCTGGGAACGGCTGAAGACGCGGGTGCGCAAGCCGAAGGATCTCGCGGTGCTGATGGAGGTCGCGGCCTGGCGCGAGCAGGAAGCCCAGAGCCGAGACGTGCCGCGCGGCCGGGTGCTGCGCGACGAGGCGATCACCGACATCGCGACCCACGCGCCGACCACGCTGGAAAAGCTCGCCCATCTGCGCTCTGTGCCGAAGGGTTTTGAAAAGTCCAAATGGGGCGCGGACATCGTAGCCGCAGTCGAGCGCGGGCTGGCGCGGGATTTTGCGACGCTGCCGAAGCTGGAGAAGCCGCGCAACAACAACAACGGCGCGGCGATCGTCGAGCTCCTGAAGGTGCTGCTGCGCATGACCGCCGAGCGCCACGCGGTCGCCAGCAAGGTGATCGCCACTGTCGACGATCTCGAGGAGATCGCAGCCGACGACGAGGCGGACGTCCCCGCCCTGCGCGGCTGGCGCCGCGAGCTGTTCGGCGATGCCGCGCTGAAGCTGAAGCGCGGCGAGCTGGCGCTGGCGATCGAGAAAGGCCGCGTGATCGGGGTTCAGCGGGCGTAG
- a CDS encoding GNAT family N-acetyltransferase, with amino-acid sequence MHGTRIPVAKPCSRDITIRLARDPSDLMLVTAIRSAVYLAEQDCPFEEEFDGNDMVAAHFIGFVGNEPAGCLRVRFFGDFAKVERLAVRHQYRRSRVSFKLVQASVDYVKRKGFRKIYGQAQDRLVDFWAHFGAKPLGHNRKITFSDFSYTEMLLEIEPGPDAITLDSDPYVIIRPEGDWDRPGVLDASAGRAVSSPLRDLALADR; translated from the coding sequence ATGCACGGTACTAGGATTCCTGTCGCCAAGCCCTGTTCCCGCGACATCACCATCCGCCTCGCGCGCGATCCCAGCGATCTCATGCTGGTCACGGCCATCCGCTCCGCGGTCTATCTCGCCGAACAGGATTGTCCGTTCGAGGAGGAGTTCGACGGCAACGACATGGTCGCCGCACACTTCATCGGCTTCGTCGGCAACGAGCCTGCGGGCTGCCTGCGGGTGCGCTTCTTCGGCGATTTCGCCAAGGTGGAGCGGCTCGCGGTGCGTCACCAATACCGGCGCTCGCGCGTCTCGTTCAAGCTGGTGCAGGCCAGCGTCGACTACGTGAAGCGCAAGGGCTTTCGCAAGATCTACGGTCAGGCGCAGGACAGGCTGGTTGATTTCTGGGCCCATTTCGGCGCCAAGCCGCTCGGTCACAATCGCAAGATCACCTTCTCGGATTTTTCCTACACGGAAATGCTGCTGGAGATCGAGCCGGGCCCGGACGCCATCACGCTCGACAGCGATCCCTATGTGATCATCCGTCCCGAGGGCGATTGGGACCGGCCGGGCGTGCTCGACGCCTCGGCGGGGCGGGCGGTGTCCTCACCGCTGCGGGACCTCGCGCTCGCCGACCGCTGA
- a CDS encoding LysR family transcriptional regulator gives MQQLLHRGAAMMQHREEALGASWDDLKLFLACAKFKSFRNAAEELGLTATTLMRRIDRLEESIGCKLFLRDQSGLTLSDEGTAMIADVAHMERHAFNVFRRASRSSNDTSGTVRVAVTEGPGNFWILPRLIDFQKTYRRITVDLRCAMEQADVARLESDIAIQLEPPTNPDLIVAKLGRLHIYPFVSKEYENLYGVPTTLAELNNHRIIKQSAPQVDDGAYARVLGLKSLEGIVGIKTNSSVGVLYAVERGAGIGFLPTVSIALGAPLVAVDLGVSHHADLWLTYHKEFRTSERHKIVVDWLKKIFDPKSYPCFRDEFIHPNALVPMMTAAREGFGLTGYVAATPA, from the coding sequence ATGCAGCAGTTATTGCACCGGGGTGCTGCGATGATGCAGCACCGTGAAGAAGCCCTGGGCGCGTCCTGGGACGATTTGAAATTGTTTTTAGCTTGCGCAAAATTTAAAAGTTTTCGCAATGCCGCCGAGGAGCTCGGGCTCACCGCCACCACGCTGATGCGCCGGATCGATCGGCTCGAAGAGAGCATCGGCTGCAAGCTGTTCCTGCGCGATCAGAGCGGGCTCACGCTCAGCGACGAAGGCACCGCGATGATCGCCGACGTCGCGCATATGGAGCGTCACGCCTTCAACGTCTTCCGCCGCGCCTCGCGATCGTCGAACGACACCTCGGGGACCGTGCGCGTCGCGGTGACGGAAGGCCCGGGCAATTTCTGGATCCTGCCGCGACTGATCGACTTCCAGAAGACCTACCGCAGGATCACCGTCGACTTGCGCTGCGCGATGGAGCAAGCTGACGTCGCGCGGCTTGAATCGGACATCGCAATCCAGCTCGAGCCGCCGACCAATCCCGATCTGATCGTCGCCAAGCTCGGCCGCCTGCACATCTATCCCTTCGTCTCCAAGGAGTACGAAAACCTCTACGGTGTGCCGACGACCCTCGCCGAGCTGAACAACCACCGCATCATCAAGCAGAGCGCGCCGCAGGTCGACGACGGCGCCTACGCCCGCGTGCTCGGGCTGAAGTCGCTCGAGGGCATCGTCGGGATCAAGACCAATTCCTCGGTCGGCGTGCTCTATGCCGTCGAGCGCGGTGCCGGCATCGGCTTCCTGCCGACGGTCTCGATCGCGCTCGGCGCGCCTCTCGTTGCCGTCGATCTCGGCGTCAGCCACCATGCCGATCTCTGGCTCACCTATCACAAGGAATTCCGAACCTCCGAGCGCCACAAGATCGTGGTCGACTGGCTGAAGAAGATCTTCGATCCCAAGTCCTATCCCTGCTTCCGCGACGAGTTCATCCATCCGAACGCGCTGGTGCCGATGATGACCGCCGCGCGCGAGGGGTTTGGATTGACGGGATATGTCGCGGCGACGCCGGCGTAA
- a CDS encoding autotransporter outer membrane beta-barrel domain-containing protein, whose amino-acid sequence MRCTSQPSETRQTIGLDRVCRAVAAIGMAFAIVATMSAASPVFAQSPTPTPIPTPTPSPTPVPSPTSTNYDQSTGSSALNLGSNFLERLGNQASGGVNRAFRTNPGGGGASASTEDPRNRTWFEGYGISVRTDAQGDFVGDRRKTVGGVAGFGARVAPGVNLGFSVDQSHTDVDVPLALQSATLDLTQIGFNGSVDKGPWTWAFAVVHGFGKVRSSRDTGLGLASASYRAAVDGALTEISYYWTKDQMRIVPKGALEYVRATSAAFQEAGGLEPLNVGSTALSRARVMIGAEIGRYFVIDQKILDLSAYGKFVDNFHQDLGSIQVSLGPQSIVVPGIGESRYGADAGASASLSLTGVARLYVNYDGKFRNELTSHQGTVGFEYRW is encoded by the coding sequence ATGCGCTGCACCTCGCAGCCCTCCGAAACACGGCAGACGATCGGGCTCGACCGCGTCTGTAGGGCCGTGGCAGCGATCGGCATGGCGTTTGCGATCGTCGCGACGATGTCGGCCGCATCGCCAGTCTTCGCGCAAAGCCCGACGCCCACGCCGATCCCGACGCCCACGCCGTCACCGACCCCAGTCCCGTCGCCGACGTCGACCAACTACGACCAGTCGACCGGCAGCAGCGCGCTCAATCTCGGCTCCAATTTCCTGGAGCGGCTCGGCAACCAGGCATCCGGCGGCGTCAACCGGGCGTTCCGGACCAATCCCGGCGGCGGCGGGGCGTCGGCGAGCACAGAAGATCCGCGTAACCGCACCTGGTTCGAGGGCTACGGCATCTCGGTCCGCACCGACGCGCAAGGTGACTTCGTCGGCGACAGGCGCAAGACGGTTGGCGGCGTTGCCGGCTTTGGCGCGCGGGTGGCCCCTGGCGTCAATCTCGGCTTCTCCGTCGACCAGAGCCACACCGACGTCGACGTGCCGCTGGCGCTGCAGTCGGCAACGCTCGACCTGACGCAAATCGGCTTCAACGGCTCGGTCGACAAGGGCCCGTGGACCTGGGCCTTCGCGGTGGTGCACGGTTTCGGCAAGGTCCGTTCCAGCCGCGACACCGGCCTTGGCCTTGCGAGCGCGAGCTATCGCGCCGCGGTCGACGGCGCGCTGACCGAGATCAGCTATTACTGGACCAAGGACCAGATGCGCATCGTGCCCAAGGGTGCGCTGGAATATGTGCGGGCCACCAGCGCGGCGTTCCAGGAGGCCGGCGGCCTCGAACCGCTCAATGTCGGCTCGACCGCGCTCTCACGCGCGCGCGTGATGATCGGGGCCGAGATCGGCCGTTACTTCGTCATCGACCAGAAGATCCTGGATCTGTCCGCTTACGGCAAGTTCGTCGACAATTTCCACCAGGACCTTGGCTCGATCCAGGTCAGCCTGGGACCTCAGAGCATCGTCGTTCCCGGCATCGGCGAGAGCCGCTACGGCGCGGATGCCGGCGCCTCGGCTTCGCTGAGCCTGACCGGTGTGGCGCGGCTCTACGTCAATTACGACGGCAAGTTCCGCAACGAGCTGACGTCGCACCAGGGCACGGTCGGCTTCGAGTACCGGTGGTGA
- a CDS encoding aspartate aminotransferase family protein translates to MSMLPNSQEARDVAYQLHPYTNARTHQQAGPLVIERGDGPYVFDASGKRYFEAMAGLWSVGLGFNEKRLVEAAHKQMLALPFYHTFSAKSHGPSIDLAEKLVALAPVPMSKVFFTNSGSEANDTVLKLIAYRSNALGQPQRKKVISRMRAYHGVTIASASLTGLPNNHRSFDLPLPNILHTGSPHFYKDGAPGESEEAFATRRAEELDALIQREGPDTIAAFFGEPVMGAGGVIVPPATYWDKIQKVLNKYDILFVADEVICGFGRTGKMFGCETYGIKPDVLVVSKQITSSYFPFSAIIMNDRMFEPIADESNKIGVLGHGFTAGGHPVGSAIALENLKIIEERGLVAHAAELGGYMQGRLRELTSHPLVGEVRGVGMIAAIELVLDKGRKTAAATPGAVGGIASRMLQERGVISRNMLDAIAICPPLIVTKAQIDDLVAAIAGVLEDMKAEVAKLTPA, encoded by the coding sequence ATGTCCATGCTGCCCAATTCGCAAGAGGCCCGGGATGTGGCCTATCAGCTCCATCCCTATACCAACGCGCGCACGCATCAGCAGGCCGGTCCGCTGGTGATCGAGCGCGGTGATGGTCCTTATGTCTTCGATGCGTCGGGCAAGCGCTATTTCGAGGCGATGGCGGGCCTGTGGAGCGTCGGGCTCGGTTTCAACGAGAAGCGGCTGGTCGAGGCCGCGCACAAGCAGATGCTGGCGCTGCCGTTCTATCACACCTTCTCCGCCAAATCGCACGGGCCCTCGATCGACCTTGCCGAGAAGCTGGTGGCGCTCGCGCCTGTGCCAATGAGCAAGGTGTTCTTCACCAATTCCGGCTCGGAAGCCAACGACACCGTGTTGAAGCTGATCGCCTATCGCTCCAACGCGCTCGGCCAGCCACAGCGCAAGAAGGTGATCAGCCGGATGCGCGCCTATCATGGCGTCACCATTGCCTCGGCCAGTCTCACGGGCCTGCCGAACAACCATCGCTCGTTCGATCTGCCGCTGCCGAACATCCTGCACACGGGCTCGCCGCATTTCTACAAGGACGGCGCCCCCGGCGAGAGCGAGGAGGCGTTCGCGACGCGCCGGGCGGAGGAGCTCGACGCCCTGATCCAGAGGGAAGGGCCCGATACGATCGCGGCGTTCTTCGGCGAGCCGGTGATGGGCGCGGGCGGCGTCATCGTGCCGCCGGCGACCTATTGGGACAAGATCCAGAAGGTCCTGAACAAGTACGACATCCTCTTCGTCGCGGACGAGGTGATCTGCGGCTTCGGCCGCACCGGCAAGATGTTCGGTTGCGAGACCTATGGCATCAAGCCCGACGTGCTCGTGGTCTCCAAGCAGATCACCTCGAGCTATTTCCCATTCTCGGCGATCATCATGAACGACCGCATGTTCGAGCCGATCGCTGACGAGAGCAACAAGATCGGCGTGCTCGGCCACGGCTTCACCGCGGGCGGCCATCCGGTCGGCTCGGCGATTGCGCTGGAAAACCTCAAGATCATCGAAGAGCGCGGCCTGGTCGCGCATGCCGCCGAGCTCGGCGGCTACATGCAGGGCCGCTTGCGCGAGCTCACCAGCCATCCGCTGGTCGGCGAGGTTCGCGGCGTCGGCATGATCGCGGCGATCGAGCTCGTGCTCGACAAGGGCCGCAAGACCGCAGCCGCGACGCCCGGTGCGGTCGGCGGCATCGCCAGCCGCATGCTCCAGGAGCGCGGCGTGATCTCGCGCAACATGCTGGACGCCATCGCCATCTGCCCGCCGCTGATCGTCACCAAGGCCCAGATCGACGATCTGGTCGCCGCGATCGCCGGTGTGCTGGAGGATATGAAGGCGGAAGTGGCCAAGCTGACGCCGGCTTGA